The Streptomyces laurentii genome contains a region encoding:
- a CDS encoding hypothetical protein (Hypothetical protein BN159_0605 [Streptomyces davawensis JCM4913];~identified by MetaGeneAnnotator; putative): MEITVQWVRTFWTKESRGGAAAARRNAVPAGFPLPGTLSGASRVAHYVEMSERDGFAPRAGTKDLDEVGVGLRDEGDRLRVLARVEPLCGVPPRPRRPPAVRLLPGQWVRWQLNYRFSSLVGLRDWLYWLDTFNIAYGARDQDVFLSEPTVLVDERGPLR, from the coding sequence ATGGAGATCACCGTGCAGTGGGTCAGGACGTTCTGGACGAAGGAGTCCCGGGGCGGAGCGGCGGCCGCGCGCAGGAACGCGGTGCCGGCCGGTTTCCCCCTGCCCGGGACCCTGTCCGGGGCTTCGCGGGTGGCCCACTACGTCGAGATGTCCGAGCGGGACGGGTTCGCGCCGCGTGCGGGGACGAAGGACCTCGACGAGGTCGGGGTCGGGCTGCGGGACGAGGGCGACCGGCTCCGGGTGCTCGCGCGCGTGGAGCCGCTGTGCGGGGTGCCGCCGCGGCCCCGCAGACCCCCGGCCGTACGGCTGCTCCCGGGACAGTGGGTCCGCTGGCAGCTGAACTACCGGTTCTCCAGTCTCGTGGGCCTGCGCGACTGGCTGTACTGGCTCGACACCTTCAACATCGCGTACGGGGCCCGCGACCAGGACGTCTTCCTCTCCGAACCGACTGTCCTGGTCGACGAGCGGGGGCCGCTCAGATAG
- a CDS encoding lexA repressor (identified by MetaGeneAnnotator; putative;~sequence version:1) has protein sequence MSRNRAGRPPGSRTNGAGLTQRQQQILDIIRSHTRDHGFPPSMREIAAAAGLLSTSSVSHQIRALEKKGFLRQDPQRPRAYVVAGAEAGSGTRPGAVPLGAARAGAGGPDADRAARQAVSVPLVGRIAAGVPITAEELVEDTLVLPAQVVGSGRLFAVTVVGDSMRGAQIEDGDVVIVRAQETADDGDIVAAMLDGEATVKRLAHRGPHAWLMPENPRYEPIPGDDAVILGKVVSVFRTL, from the coding sequence ATGAGCAGAAACCGTGCCGGCCGGCCGCCGGGCAGCCGGACCAACGGTGCCGGGCTGACCCAGAGACAGCAGCAGATCCTCGACATCATCCGTTCCCACACCCGGGACCACGGCTTCCCGCCCTCGATGCGGGAGATCGCGGCCGCCGCCGGGCTGCTCAGCACCTCCAGCGTCTCGCACCAGATCCGGGCGCTGGAGAAGAAGGGCTTCCTGCGGCAGGACCCGCAGCGTCCGCGCGCGTACGTGGTCGCCGGGGCCGAGGCCGGGAGCGGAACCCGGCCGGGGGCCGTGCCGCTGGGCGCGGCCCGGGCCGGAGCCGGCGGGCCGGATGCGGACCGGGCGGCGCGTCAGGCCGTGTCCGTGCCGCTGGTCGGCCGGATCGCGGCCGGTGTGCCCATCACCGCCGAGGAGCTGGTGGAGGACACCCTGGTGCTGCCCGCACAGGTCGTCGGCTCCGGGCGGCTGTTCGCGGTGACCGTCGTGGGCGACTCGATGCGCGGCGCGCAGATCGAGGACGGCGACGTGGTGATCGTCCGCGCCCAGGAGACGGCGGACGACGGCGACATCGTGGCGGCGATGCTGGACGGCGAGGCCACCGTGAAGCGCCTCGCGCACCGGGGCCCGCACGCGTGGCTGATGCCGGAGAACCCCCGCTACGAGCCGATCCCCGGCGACGACGCGGTGATCCTCGGCAAGGTCGTCTCGGTGTTCCGCACCCTCTGA
- a CDS encoding transmembrane transporter (Kef-type K+ transport systems, membrane components [Inorganicion transport andmetabolism]; cl10482;~identified by MetaGeneAnnotator; putative;~transmembrane transporter [Streptomyces lividans TK24]), whose amino-acid sequence MHSSAVFLIEFGAIILGLGLLGRLAGRLKFSPIPLYLLAGLAFGEGGLLPLGASEEFVAIGAEIGVILLLLMLGLEYTASDLVGNLKTQYPAGLVDGALNALPGAAMALLLGWGPVAAVVLAGVTWISSSGVIAKVLGDLGRLGNRETPVVLSILVLEDLAMAVYLPIITALLAGAGLAAGSLTLAIALGVAGLVLFLAVRYGRLISRFVSSDDPEKLLLVVLGLTLLVAGVAQQLQVSAAVGAFLVGIALSGEAAEGAHNLLSPLRDLFAAVFFVFFGLHTDPSSIPPVLLPALALAVVTAGTKIATGYWAARRAGISVKGRWRAGGTLVARGEFSIVIAGLAVSAGIEPSLGPLATAYVLLLVIIGPLTARYTEPIASLLTRRFRPAAAASATGAATGADAGAAVGTPGPRESFEDQPTPVGDATSRHS is encoded by the coding sequence ATGCACTCGTCCGCCGTCTTCCTCATCGAGTTCGGTGCCATCATCCTCGGCCTCGGCCTGCTCGGCCGGCTCGCCGGCCGGCTGAAGTTCTCCCCCATCCCGCTCTATCTGCTCGCCGGTCTCGCCTTCGGTGAGGGCGGGCTGCTGCCGCTCGGCGCGAGCGAGGAGTTCGTGGCCATCGGCGCCGAGATCGGCGTCATCCTGCTGCTCCTGATGCTGGGTCTGGAGTACACGGCCTCCGACCTGGTCGGCAATCTCAAGACCCAGTACCCCGCCGGTCTCGTCGACGGTGCCCTCAACGCCCTGCCCGGCGCGGCGATGGCGCTGCTGCTCGGCTGGGGACCGGTCGCGGCCGTCGTCCTCGCCGGCGTCACCTGGATCTCCTCCTCCGGCGTCATCGCCAAGGTCCTCGGCGACCTCGGCCGGCTCGGCAACCGCGAGACGCCGGTGGTGCTGAGCATCCTGGTCCTCGAGGACCTGGCCATGGCGGTCTACCTCCCGATCATCACCGCCCTGCTGGCCGGCGCCGGTCTCGCCGCGGGCAGCCTCACGCTCGCCATCGCGCTGGGCGTCGCGGGCCTGGTGCTCTTCCTCGCCGTCCGCTACGGCCGGCTGATATCCCGTTTCGTCTCCAGCGACGACCCGGAGAAGCTGCTCCTCGTGGTGCTCGGCCTGACCCTGCTCGTCGCGGGTGTCGCCCAGCAGCTCCAGGTGTCGGCCGCCGTCGGCGCGTTCCTGGTCGGCATCGCCCTGTCCGGCGAGGCCGCGGAGGGCGCCCACAACCTGCTCAGCCCCCTGCGGGACCTGTTCGCGGCCGTCTTCTTCGTCTTCTTCGGCCTGCACACCGACCCGTCCAGCATCCCGCCGGTGCTGCTCCCGGCCCTCGCGCTCGCCGTGGTCACGGCCGGTACGAAGATCGCGACGGGCTACTGGGCGGCGCGACGTGCCGGTATCTCGGTCAAGGGACGCTGGCGCGCGGGCGGCACCCTGGTGGCGCGCGGAGAGTTCTCCATCGTCATCGCCGGCCTCGCCGTCAGCGCGGGCATCGAGCCCTCCCTGGGCCCGCTCGCCACGGCGTACGTGCTCCTGCTCGTCATCATCGGTCCGCTGACCGCCCGTTACACCGAGCCCATCGCCTCGCTGCTGACGCGCCGGTTCCGGCCGGCCGCCGCCGCCTCGGCGACGGGTGCGGCCACGGGCGCGGATGCCGGCGCGGCCGTGGGTACGCCGGGTCCGCGGGAGTCCTTCGAGGACCAGCCCACCCCGGTGGGCGACGCCACGAGCCGCCACTCCTGA
- a CDS encoding trkA-C domain-containing protein (Anion permease ArsB/NhaD. These permeases have been shown to translocate sodium, arsenate, antimonite, sulfate and organic anions across biological membranes in all three kingdoms of life. A typical anion permease contains 8-13 transmembrane helices...; cl15357;~Putative regulatory, ligand-binding protein related to C-terminal domains of K+ channels [Inorganic ion transportand metabolism];~TrkA-C domain-containing protein [Streptomyces viridochromogenes DSM40736];~identified by MetaGeneAnnotator; putative) has protein sequence MPATRMSRTPLPGIGVRYDLTTREDRHLSVVAGRDGTRVLNTYSRDDPDECSLSVRLTPNESEALIDALMPSHHSPSLLSTTDLGLVAERIELGASALWNGRLLGDTRMRTETGVSIVAVLRRADAIPSPGPDFRLAGGDTLIVIGTREGVDAAALILERE, from the coding sequence ATGCCCGCAACGCGCATGAGCCGCACGCCTCTGCCCGGAATCGGTGTCCGCTACGACCTGACCACGCGTGAGGACCGCCACCTCTCGGTCGTCGCGGGCCGGGACGGCACCCGGGTCCTCAACACGTACAGCCGTGACGATCCCGACGAATGCTCCTTGTCCGTACGTCTGACCCCGAACGAGTCGGAGGCGCTCATCGACGCGCTGATGCCCTCGCACCACAGCCCCAGCCTGCTCTCCACCACAGACCTCGGCCTGGTCGCCGAACGCATCGAGCTCGGCGCTTCCGCCCTCTGGAACGGCCGCCTCCTCGGGGACACCCGGATGCGGACCGAGACCGGTGTGTCGATCGTGGCCGTCCTGCGCCGCGCCGACGCCATCCCCTCCCCCGGCCCGGACTTCCGGCTCGCCGGCGGAGACACCCTCATCGTCATCGGCACCCGCGAAGGGGTCGACGCCGCCGCCTTGATACTCGAAAGGGAGTGA
- a CDS encoding integral membrane protein (identified by MetaGeneAnnotator; putative;~sequence version:1) — MTVSALLPPAPLPFLLLPLILPWGLPPLARRVADRIRPDIALWTVTAAAAVLALGVLACLGALLLPPALAVPPLAQLAELVRPLNAGPRALVLGAAAPAAGALAVTAAVAVRRAIAEARRFRAAHEDVAGLPHAGGLCVVDDPRAEAYALPGARRRADRIVVTTGMLRALSAPEREALLAHERAHLSGRHHLFLATGRLAGWCHPALTGVVRQVSYAAERTADEAAARAAGDRGLTARAVGRAALATTQERADRPSFAPGAVGGPVPARVKALLGRAPTRRVAPALLAMALLCGISGGSATAGLTLLHRDVEVAQGDIADL, encoded by the coding sequence GTGACCGTGTCGGCGCTGCTGCCCCCGGCGCCCCTTCCCTTCCTCCTGCTCCCGCTGATCCTGCCGTGGGGGCTGCCGCCGCTCGCGCGGCGGGTGGCGGATCGGATCCGGCCCGACATCGCCCTGTGGACGGTCACCGCGGCGGCCGCGGTCCTCGCCCTCGGGGTACTGGCCTGCCTGGGCGCCCTGCTGCTGCCGCCGGCCCTCGCCGTCCCCCCGCTCGCGCAGCTCGCCGAACTCGTCCGCCCCCTGAACGCCGGACCGCGCGCCCTGGTCCTCGGCGCCGCCGCACCGGCCGCCGGAGCCCTCGCGGTCACCGCGGCCGTCGCCGTACGGCGCGCGATCGCGGAGGCCCGCCGGTTCCGCGCCGCGCACGAGGACGTGGCCGGACTGCCGCACGCCGGCGGCCTGTGCGTCGTCGACGACCCGCGCGCCGAGGCGTACGCGCTGCCCGGCGCCCGCCGCCGGGCGGACCGGATCGTGGTGACGACCGGGATGCTGCGCGCGCTGAGCGCGCCGGAGCGCGAGGCGCTGCTCGCGCACGAGCGGGCGCACCTGAGCGGCCGCCACCACCTCTTCCTGGCCACCGGCCGGCTCGCCGGCTGGTGCCATCCGGCGCTCACCGGGGTGGTGCGGCAGGTGTCGTACGCGGCGGAGCGCACCGCCGACGAGGCGGCGGCCCGGGCGGCCGGGGACCGCGGCCTGACCGCGCGGGCCGTGGGCCGGGCCGCGCTCGCCACCACCCAGGAGCGCGCGGACCGCCCCTCGTTCGCGCCGGGCGCCGTCGGCGGGCCCGTACCGGCCCGGGTGAAGGCCCTGCTGGGCCGCGCCCCGACCCGCCGGGTGGCGCCCGCACTGCTCGCCATGGCCCTGCTGTGCGGGATCTCCGGCGGCTCCGCGACCGCCGGCCTGACCTTGCTGCACCGGGACGTCGAGGTGGCCCAAGGGGACATCGCGGACCTCTGA
- a CDS encoding hypothetical protein (identified by MetaGeneAnnotator; putative;~sequence version:1), producing MADTDNERRPSGELEASVLAALWAAGAPQTAAQIRTSIPQPLARTTVATLLARLYEKGAIDRSPAGRGFAYHPVEDAHGLTARRMHRELDQDADRGLVLARFVEGLNSQDEAELRRLLEDDTL from the coding sequence ATGGCGGACACGGACAACGAGCGGCGCCCCTCCGGCGAGCTGGAGGCCAGCGTGCTCGCCGCGCTGTGGGCCGCCGGCGCCCCGCAGACGGCGGCCCAGATCCGGACCTCGATACCCCAGCCGCTCGCCCGCACCACGGTGGCGACGCTGCTGGCCCGGCTGTACGAGAAGGGCGCCATCGACCGGAGCCCGGCCGGGCGCGGTTTCGCGTACCACCCGGTCGAGGACGCGCACGGGCTCACCGCCCGCCGGATGCACCGCGAGCTCGACCAGGACGCCGACCGCGGCCTGGTCCTGGCGCGCTTCGTCGAGGGCCTGAACTCACAGGACGAGGCCGAGCTGCGGCGCCTGCTGGAGGACGACACCCTGTGA
- a CDS encoding dedA-like membrane protein (DedA-like membrane protein [Amycolatopsis mediterranei U32];~SNARE associated Golgi protein; cl00429;~identified by MetaGeneAnnotator; putative): MLLPPAAAPPLTPLAVNVLDAHSLLATFGTLGIAVVLFAETGLLVGFFLPGDSLLFTAGLLCAGSASAPGHLSLPWVLLAAATGALAGAQTGYLLGRRAGPAFLARTRSRKIAEGTARAGEILHRYGYAKAIVLARFLPLVRTVLNPLAGVLGVPARAFTLWQVLGGLLWSVGVTLAGYALGASVPNVDRYLLPVIAAVVALSLVPVALEVRRARRSRRAGEEVRP; encoded by the coding sequence ATGCTCCTGCCGCCCGCCGCCGCGCCCCCGCTCACGCCCCTGGCGGTGAACGTGCTGGACGCGCACTCCCTGCTCGCCACGTTCGGCACGCTGGGCATCGCGGTCGTCCTGTTCGCCGAGACCGGACTCCTCGTCGGCTTCTTCCTGCCGGGGGACTCGCTGCTCTTCACCGCCGGGCTGCTGTGCGCCGGGTCCGCGAGCGCGCCCGGACACCTGTCGCTGCCCTGGGTGCTGCTCGCCGCGGCGACGGGCGCGCTGGCCGGCGCCCAGACCGGCTACCTCCTCGGCCGCCGTGCCGGACCGGCGTTCCTGGCGCGCACGAGATCCCGGAAGATCGCCGAGGGCACCGCGCGGGCCGGCGAGATCCTTCATCGGTACGGCTACGCGAAGGCGATCGTCCTCGCCCGCTTCCTGCCCCTCGTGCGCACCGTCCTCAACCCGCTCGCCGGCGTCCTCGGCGTACCGGCCCGCGCCTTCACCCTGTGGCAGGTGCTCGGCGGTCTGCTCTGGAGCGTCGGCGTGACCCTCGCCGGGTACGCGCTGGGCGCGTCCGTGCCGAACGTAGACCGCTATCTGCTGCCCGTCATCGCCGCCGTGGTCGCGCTCTCGCTGGTCCCCGTGGCCCTGGAAGTGCGCCGCGCCCGCCGGTCACGGCGGGCCGGCGAGGAAGTCCGCCCCTGA
- a CDS encoding integral membrane protein (PAP2_like proteins, a super-family of histidine phosphatases and vanadium haloperoxidases, includes type 2 phosphatidic acid phosphatase or lipid phosphate phosphatase (LPP), Glucose-6-phosphatase, Phosphatidylglycerophosphatase B and bacterial acid...; cl00474;~PF01569: PAP2 superfamily;~identified by MetaGeneAnnotator; putative;~integral membrane protein [Streptomyces avermitilis MA-4680]), protein MNLPHTLSSAAVPAAAPPAGSPAEATGYDGAGIDGPAYLDVVHTAQDAPGWLDHAVSLYSSYGLAIFAVLMLYGWWSARARGDRERAVRALAAPVLTVLAFVVSTVVKSAVRELRPCHSLHVATLEACPAPDDWSFPSNHATIAAAAAIALWFVSVRLGVVASVCALAMAASRVWVGAHYPHDVAVGLAVGALVALALGLVVRALAPALAGRFGPLVRAGGPARTPGASA, encoded by the coding sequence ATGAACCTTCCGCACACTCTGTCCTCCGCGGCCGTTCCCGCCGCCGCTCCCCCCGCCGGCTCCCCGGCGGAGGCGACCGGCTACGACGGGGCCGGCATCGACGGCCCCGCCTATCTCGACGTGGTGCACACGGCGCAGGACGCGCCGGGGTGGCTCGACCACGCCGTCAGCCTCTACTCCTCGTACGGGCTCGCGATCTTCGCCGTGCTGATGCTCTACGGCTGGTGGAGCGCCCGCGCGCGGGGCGACCGCGAGCGGGCCGTACGGGCGCTGGCCGCGCCGGTGCTCACCGTTCTGGCGTTCGTGGTGAGCACCGTGGTGAAGTCGGCCGTGCGGGAACTGCGGCCGTGCCACTCGCTGCACGTCGCCACCCTGGAGGCGTGCCCCGCGCCCGACGACTGGTCCTTCCCCAGCAACCACGCCACGATCGCCGCCGCCGCGGCGATCGCGCTGTGGTTCGTCTCCGTCCGGCTCGGCGTGGTCGCGAGCGTCTGCGCGCTCGCGATGGCCGCCTCGCGGGTGTGGGTGGGTGCCCACTACCCGCACGACGTGGCCGTCGGACTCGCCGTCGGCGCCCTGGTCGCGCTGGCGCTCGGCCTGGTGGTCCGGGCCCTCGCGCCGGCACTCGCCGGACGGTTCGGCCCGCTCGTCAGAGCGGGCGGTCCGGCCCGGACTCCGGGGGCGTCGGCTTGA
- a CDS encoding twin-arginine translocation protein, tatA/E family subunit (KEGG: fra:Francci3_2305 twin arginine translocase protein A; TIGRFAM: twin-arginine translocation protein, TatA/E family subunit; PFAM: sec-independent translocation protein mttA/Hcf106;~Sec-independent protein secretion pathway components [Intracellular trafficking and secretion]; COG1826;~identified by MetaGeneAnnotator; putative;~twin arginine translocase protein A; Provisional; PRK00575;~twin-arginine translocation protein, TatA/E family subunit [Streptomyces sp. SirexAA- E]), with translation MFGLSELAILLIVVIVLVGIRKLPGLARSAGTSLRILKSEARAMKRDGAEAEPRAVYEVKPTPPESGPDRPL, from the coding sequence GTGTTCGGATTGAGTGAGCTCGCAATCCTGCTGATCGTCGTCATCGTCCTGGTCGGCATCCGGAAGCTGCCGGGGCTCGCGCGAAGCGCGGGCACCTCGCTGCGGATCCTCAAGAGCGAGGCCCGCGCGATGAAGCGGGACGGCGCGGAGGCGGAACCCCGCGCCGTCTACGAGGTCAAGCCGACGCCCCCGGAGTCCGGGCCGGACCGCCCGCTCTGA
- a CDS encoding unk1 protein (SpoOM protein; pfam07070;~Sporulation control protein [General function prediction only]; COG4326;~Unk1 protein [Streptomyces ghanaensis ATCC14672];~identified by MetaGeneAnnotator; putative) has protein sequence MVFKRLLGSLGVGGPAVDTVLDPGAVTPGGQIGGQVLLRGGGAEFTIEHITLELIARVESEHAEGESEGVVVFHRHVVGGRFRLGAEEERSVPFSFPLPWETPITELHGQSLGLTLGVRTELGIAGARDKGDLDPLTVRPLPAQEAVLEAFGELGFGFKSADLELGHIGGSGQQLPFYQEIELIPSPRYAHRMKELEVTFLAGPGGLDVVLEADRRGGFLSDGDDALSLFTVGHQDAGRTDWATEVDGWIGRLLDRHAGYDAVAAHHAYEQHHGHDPYASHHGHEGHDGHRKHDGGHGSGPGMGTAIAAGAAGLAVGVVGGMVAAEVVDEVGDFFEGDDEDDDAGEED, from the coding sequence ATGGTGTTCAAGAGGCTGCTCGGCTCGCTCGGCGTCGGCGGTCCCGCCGTGGACACGGTCCTCGATCCCGGCGCGGTGACGCCCGGTGGCCAGATCGGTGGCCAGGTCCTGCTGCGCGGCGGGGGCGCGGAGTTCACGATCGAGCACATCACCCTGGAACTGATCGCCCGGGTGGAGTCCGAGCACGCCGAGGGCGAGTCGGAGGGCGTCGTCGTCTTCCACCGGCATGTCGTCGGGGGTCGCTTCCGGCTCGGCGCGGAGGAGGAGCGGTCGGTGCCGTTCTCCTTCCCACTGCCCTGGGAGACGCCGATCACCGAACTGCACGGACAGAGCCTCGGTCTCACGCTGGGCGTGCGCACCGAGCTCGGGATCGCGGGGGCCCGCGACAAGGGCGACCTGGATCCGCTCACGGTCCGCCCGCTGCCGGCCCAGGAGGCGGTCCTGGAGGCGTTCGGGGAGCTCGGGTTCGGGTTCAAGTCCGCCGATCTCGAACTCGGTCACATCGGTGGCAGCGGGCAGCAGCTGCCCTTCTACCAGGAGATCGAGCTGATCCCCTCGCCGCGGTACGCGCACCGCATGAAGGAACTGGAGGTGACGTTCCTGGCCGGGCCGGGCGGCCTCGACGTGGTCCTGGAGGCCGACCGGCGCGGCGGTTTCCTGTCCGACGGCGACGACGCGCTGTCGCTGTTCACGGTGGGCCACCAGGACGCCGGCCGGACCGACTGGGCGACGGAGGTGGACGGCTGGATCGGCCGGCTGCTCGACCGGCACGCCGGGTACGACGCCGTCGCGGCGCACCACGCGTACGAACAGCACCACGGACACGACCCGTATGCCTCCCACCACGGGCACGAGGGTCACGACGGCCACCGGAAGCACGACGGCGGGCACGGTTCGGGTCCCGGCATGGGCACCGCCATCGCCGCCGGAGCGGCCGGTCTCGCGGTGGGCGTGGTCGGCGGCATGGTGGCCGCCGAGGTCGTCGACGAGGTGGGCGACTTCTTCGAGGGTGACGACGAGGACGACGACGCCGGCGAGGAGGACTGA
- a CDS encoding serine/threonine protein kinase (40-residue YVTN family beta-propeller repeat; TIGR02276;~Uncharacterized conserved protein [Function unknown];~identified by MetaGeneAnnotator; putative;~serine/threonine protein kinase [Streptomyces pristinaespiralis ATCC25486]), whose product MPSPRPPRRRPRRLPGRLTVPLAAGLCLLTAVGGTGAAAAPAPAAATGAATAAGGLREAMFVGNNWDGTADVIESRGGFRRIARVNVIPDREERLREIYLDPVKLAFFLGVRSGPGEGHDQFVDDMYATPDGSSMVVSRPSFADVVSLDLRTGRINWRFPVAGYRADHMAVSPDGTRVAVSASTANTVHVLDIVTGRQVGSFATGDKPHENVFTADGLLWNMSIGEVTTALDAPWLDWTKGDRKITVVDARTFRTVRVIDMRDRLDAFGRGDLSDAVRPLVFTPDEKKLYFQVSFLNGFLEYDLASDKITRLKTLPGDPATDPDRTTWVNDSRHHGLSISPDGAKLCVAGTMDDYATIVDRATLQEGPLVPANKPYWATVSGDGTACVISESGADRVTAIDFATGRRVASVDVGDHPQRVRLARVPADWTGPVAA is encoded by the coding sequence ATGCCCTCTCCCCGTCCGCCCCGCCGCAGGCCGCGCCGCCTCCCGGGCAGGCTCACCGTCCCATTGGCCGCCGGGCTCTGCCTCCTCACCGCCGTCGGCGGCACCGGAGCCGCCGCCGCACCGGCTCCGGCCGCCGCGACCGGGGCGGCCACGGCCGCCGGCGGGCTGCGCGAGGCCATGTTCGTCGGCAACAACTGGGACGGCACCGCCGACGTCATCGAGTCCCGCGGCGGCTTCCGCCGCATCGCGCGTGTCAACGTGATCCCCGACCGCGAGGAGCGGCTGCGCGAGATCTACCTCGATCCGGTGAAACTGGCCTTCTTCCTCGGCGTGCGCAGCGGCCCGGGGGAGGGGCACGACCAGTTCGTCGACGACATGTACGCCACCCCCGACGGCTCCTCGATGGTCGTCTCCCGCCCCAGCTTCGCCGATGTCGTCTCCCTCGACCTGCGCACCGGCCGGATCAACTGGCGCTTTCCCGTGGCCGGTTACCGTGCCGACCACATGGCCGTGTCGCCCGACGGCACCCGGGTCGCCGTCTCCGCCTCCACCGCGAACACGGTGCACGTCCTCGACATCGTCACCGGCCGCCAGGTCGGCTCCTTCGCCACCGGCGACAAGCCCCACGAGAACGTCTTCACCGCCGACGGCCTGCTGTGGAACATGTCGATCGGCGAGGTCACCACCGCCCTCGACGCCCCCTGGCTCGACTGGACCAAGGGCGACCGGAAGATCACCGTGGTCGACGCGCGCACCTTCCGTACCGTCCGTGTCATCGACATGCGCGACCGCCTCGACGCCTTCGGCCGCGGAGATCTCTCCGACGCCGTGCGGCCGCTCGTCTTCACCCCCGACGAGAAGAAGCTCTACTTCCAGGTCTCCTTCCTCAACGGCTTCCTGGAGTACGACCTCGCCAGTGACAAGATCACCCGGCTCAAGACCCTCCCCGGCGATCCGGCGACCGACCCGGACCGCACCACCTGGGTCAACGACTCGCGCCACCACGGACTGTCGATCAGCCCCGACGGCGCCAAGCTGTGCGTCGCGGGCACCATGGACGACTACGCGACCATCGTCGACCGCGCCACCCTCCAGGAGGGCCCGCTGGTCCCGGCGAACAAGCCGTACTGGGCGACCGTGAGCGGTGACGGCACGGCCTGCGTGATCTCCGAGAGTGGCGCCGACCGGGTGACCGCGATCGACTTCGCCACCGGCCGGCGCGTGGCCTCCGTGGACGTCGGCGACCACCCCCAGCGGGTCCGCCTCGCCCGCGTCCCCGCCGACTGGACCGGCCCGGTCGCCGCCTGA